One window from the genome of Micromonospora aurantiaca ATCC 27029 encodes:
- a CDS encoding non-ribosomal peptide synthetase, which translates to MNEQTAIPDRVEIVLDVLSGVLPAGVTADADTALGDLGLGSLAAARLLLEVGAAFGTELPTDALRRCATARELAELAAHAAPAGAGLRPDVRPEPGRRHEPFPLTPLQEGYLLAKATGLPGCHLYREYDLPDLDVDRLRAAWGRLVGHHEALRLVLTPDGRQRVAERPPDWTMPVGDDAEDVRRRLSHHSYGPADEPLWTVEVTRTPDGGGVLHLSVDAAIVDGAGLELLVGQLRALHDDPGRELPAPGAGLRDLGVALAAHRDGDGYRAGLEYWADALRDLPPGPALPTSGVEPGPVRVPYTAALTRREWAAVTAYAGDLGVSPTAVVLTAFTEALRRAGADAAFSLVLTTNSRLWLPAEAAGVPGPFTSTTVFVAEATTGRPFAEAARAVHDRLRRDLEHADVPGVAALRELRSRRLPVPAQLPVVFTSLLDVGGTGADGRYAVSQTTGVTLDAQIGERDGELRVRWDVAEDAFGPGVVAATFAWFVNTLRWLRPVPDDAGRPLNDLQQAYFVARTTGGTGPWSGCQVVHAFAVDRLDLPRLEAAWLGLLAAHEPLRTVVTPDGRLVTCDDVPDRWHIPVTGPDAPGGVPSPDAVQRDMVGRAFPLGRLPQGELRVQVDEAGGATVHVALDLLVADGRSIHLLLRELMRRYAEPGTPVAGPPRAPQAAPDPHARRYWQDRLADLPPGPPIEARTGPRRRRTARVPGWTRIRRLARERGLALDALLMAALTTAIGTCHRDRFAVPLVRWTSRSEPFRPAELTALSWLAAGEPGEGLLDLAGRYDRQITADAAADGASGLAELRRLVLRRMRDGGAGYPVVCTGLLELGDVPLPDGVTAGPWLTCTPDVALDCIAIDEGDDTLRLFWDATEGAIGDDDLDRIFDAYRSALAELADLSDVVYGWNDTVVEFPHAGPVHLLFEAQARTRPEAVAVRGRGGTTSFGELNAVANRIAVRLRAAGVGAGSVVGISVARGPLMVAAVHGVLKAGGAYLPVEPSLPPARAALMLADADAVALVTTSDLDLPAPGRPDGIAVVHADRVGSAAVPDPEPCTGEDDLAYVIFTSGSTGRPKGVAVTHRAVHNLLHWARRTFRFGPEDTGLCVTSLGFDLSVFDILGLLGYGASIYVADSEQQKDPALLLDVLLREPVTFWNSAPTTLAHVVPLTAAHRGRPGTTDLRLVFLSGDHTPLSLPDELRACFTAAEIVNLGGATEATVWSNWYRVGTVEPGWRSIPYGRPIDNARYYVLDDDRRPCRPGVEGDLYIAGEVLSAGYHNRPDLTEDRFVPCPFGPPGDRMYRTGDRAAFLPDGNLTFLGRADHQVKIRGFRVELGEIEHRLRGHPGVKDAVVVAREEGGERKLVAYLLSSGGAAPAVRDLRAFAAETLPDYMVPSHLAVLEQFPATDNGKLDRARLPWPLPPVGPPVGPPDPPGPADAPHEPGVRQVLTELFGELLGEAVDPAADLWDQGATSFTMVQVSARLHERLGTRVPVAALLENPTIDGIAAHLSPGTPAPVPADPSPAVAPPPRTVDVLSPTERSAFAAARLDLRDDGEAVPLPGEHPAPRRYRRRASRRDFLDRPVPLSTVADLLSLLRPLSDGDRTRRLYPSAGDTYGVQVYVHVPGDRVTGLPAGVYYHHPDEHTLRRIGDGSALDRTAHFVYNRPVYDRAAFQLLLVGQARAIRPLYGDDADRYLALEAGYLGQVLMGAQADHGLGLCPVGAVAEAPVRAALRLDDGHVFQQAFLCGPVTRDDEAETPGTPAAGPPSVAGPGEIAVVGVAGRYPGADDVGALWRNLDAGHCAITPPPPGRGSGPAGGYLSGLETFDSMAFGIAPAEAAVLDPQVRVLLEVVWACLEDAGHTPASLGRVGVFVGVMWHDHRLAGTDRWRDGDPARISGTGSEIANRISHTFDFRGPSVAVDTSCSSALTALRQAAESLDRGDCDAAVVGAVNLLAHPYHVAVLRGLGLVAETPHPALDATAAGWSPGEGAGALLLRRLGDARRDRDRVDAVVESTWVGHSGATSRFGTPDAATLAGSLAEAVSRAGLTPADIGYVECAASGAALSDAAEIEAVGRFLAAAAPGPEGVRVPIGTLKPNLGHAEAASGLAQLTKVLLQLRHRRLVPTLLAETPHPLVDLDALPVRFVRRPEPWNGVPLRALVTAVGATGTVGHVVLRSDEEER; encoded by the coding sequence ATGAACGAGCAGACCGCCATCCCGGACCGCGTGGAGATCGTCCTGGACGTCCTGTCGGGCGTGCTGCCGGCCGGGGTCACAGCGGACGCCGACACGGCCCTGGGCGACCTGGGACTCGGTTCCCTCGCCGCCGCGCGGCTGCTGCTGGAGGTCGGCGCCGCGTTCGGCACCGAGCTGCCGACCGACGCGCTGCGCCGCTGCGCCACCGCCCGGGAACTGGCCGAGCTGGCTGCCCACGCCGCGCCCGCCGGCGCAGGGCTGCGTCCCGACGTACGCCCCGAGCCCGGGCGGCGGCACGAACCGTTCCCGCTCACCCCGCTCCAGGAGGGGTACCTGCTGGCCAAGGCGACCGGTCTGCCCGGCTGCCACCTCTACCGCGAGTACGACCTCCCCGACCTGGACGTGGACCGCCTGCGCGCGGCGTGGGGGCGGCTCGTCGGGCACCACGAGGCGCTGCGGCTCGTGCTGACCCCCGACGGGCGCCAGCGGGTGGCCGAGCGGCCGCCGGACTGGACCATGCCGGTCGGCGACGACGCCGAGGACGTACGCCGGCGCCTCTCCCACCACTCCTACGGCCCGGCCGACGAGCCGTTGTGGACGGTCGAGGTGACCCGGACCCCGGACGGCGGCGGCGTGCTGCACCTCAGCGTCGACGCGGCGATCGTCGACGGCGCCGGGCTGGAGCTGCTCGTCGGGCAGCTCCGGGCGCTCCACGACGACCCCGGGCGCGAGCTGCCCGCCCCCGGCGCCGGCCTGCGGGACCTCGGCGTGGCCCTCGCCGCCCACCGCGACGGCGACGGCTACCGCGCCGGCCTGGAGTACTGGGCCGACGCGCTGCGCGACCTGCCGCCCGGACCCGCCCTGCCCACCTCCGGCGTGGAGCCCGGCCCGGTGCGGGTGCCGTACACGGCGGCGCTGACGCGACGCGAGTGGGCCGCGGTGACCGCGTACGCGGGCGATCTCGGCGTCTCACCGACCGCTGTGGTGCTCACCGCCTTCACCGAGGCACTGCGGCGGGCCGGCGCCGACGCGGCGTTCTCGCTCGTGCTGACCACGAACAGCCGGCTCTGGCTGCCCGCCGAGGCGGCGGGTGTGCCCGGGCCGTTCACCTCGACCACCGTGTTCGTCGCCGAGGCGACGACCGGGCGGCCGTTCGCCGAGGCCGCCCGGGCGGTCCACGACCGGCTGCGCCGCGACCTCGAGCACGCCGACGTGCCCGGTGTGGCCGCGCTCCGTGAGCTGCGGTCCCGCCGGCTGCCGGTCCCGGCGCAGCTGCCGGTGGTGTTCACCAGCCTGCTCGACGTGGGCGGGACCGGCGCCGACGGCCGGTACGCGGTCAGCCAGACCACTGGCGTCACGCTCGACGCGCAGATCGGCGAGCGCGACGGCGAACTGCGCGTGCGGTGGGACGTCGCGGAGGACGCCTTCGGCCCGGGCGTGGTCGCCGCGACCTTCGCCTGGTTCGTCAACACGCTGCGCTGGCTACGGCCCGTCCCCGACGACGCCGGCCGGCCCCTGAACGACCTCCAGCAGGCGTACTTCGTGGCCCGGACCACGGGCGGCACCGGCCCGTGGAGCGGCTGCCAGGTGGTGCACGCCTTCGCCGTCGACCGGCTCGACCTGCCCCGGCTGGAGGCGGCCTGGCTGGGTCTGCTCGCCGCGCACGAGCCGCTGCGGACCGTCGTCACCCCGGACGGACGGCTGGTCACCTGCGACGACGTGCCGGACCGGTGGCACATCCCGGTGACCGGGCCGGACGCACCGGGCGGCGTGCCGTCGCCCGACGCGGTGCAGCGGGACATGGTGGGCCGGGCCTTCCCGCTCGGCCGGCTCCCCCAGGGTGAGCTGCGCGTCCAGGTGGACGAGGCAGGCGGGGCCACCGTGCACGTGGCGCTGGACCTGCTGGTGGCCGACGGCCGCAGCATCCACCTGCTGCTGCGCGAGCTGATGCGCCGCTACGCCGAGCCGGGCACGCCGGTGGCCGGGCCGCCCCGCGCACCGCAGGCGGCACCGGACCCGCACGCCCGCCGGTACTGGCAGGACCGCCTGGCCGACCTTCCGCCCGGCCCGCCGATCGAGGCGCGCACCGGGCCACGGCGGCGGCGTACCGCCCGGGTGCCGGGCTGGACGCGGATCCGGCGGCTGGCCCGGGAACGCGGCCTCGCCCTCGACGCGCTGCTCATGGCCGCGCTCACCACAGCGATCGGCACCTGCCACCGCGACCGCTTCGCGGTGCCGCTGGTGCGCTGGACGTCCCGGTCCGAGCCGTTCCGGCCCGCCGAACTGACCGCGCTGAGCTGGCTGGCCGCCGGCGAACCGGGCGAGGGCCTGCTCGACCTCGCCGGGCGCTACGACCGGCAGATCACCGCCGACGCGGCGGCGGACGGCGCCTCCGGCCTGGCCGAGCTGCGGCGGCTGGTGCTGCGGCGGATGCGCGACGGCGGCGCCGGGTACCCGGTCGTGTGCACCGGGCTGCTCGAACTCGGCGACGTGCCGCTGCCGGACGGCGTGACAGCCGGCCCGTGGCTGACGTGCACGCCCGACGTGGCGCTGGACTGCATCGCGATCGACGAGGGCGACGACACGCTGCGGCTGTTCTGGGACGCCACCGAGGGTGCGATCGGCGACGACGACCTGGACCGGATCTTCGACGCGTACCGGTCGGCGCTGGCCGAACTGGCCGACCTCAGCGACGTCGTGTACGGGTGGAACGACACCGTCGTCGAGTTCCCGCACGCCGGGCCGGTGCACCTGCTGTTCGAGGCCCAGGCCCGAACCCGGCCCGAGGCGGTGGCCGTACGCGGGCGCGGCGGGACCACGTCCTTCGGTGAGCTGAACGCGGTGGCGAACCGGATCGCGGTCCGGCTGCGCGCCGCGGGCGTCGGCGCCGGGTCCGTGGTCGGGATCAGCGTCGCCCGGGGGCCGCTCATGGTCGCCGCCGTGCACGGCGTGCTCAAGGCCGGTGGCGCCTACCTGCCGGTGGAGCCGTCGCTGCCGCCGGCGCGCGCCGCGCTGATGCTCGCCGACGCGGACGCGGTCGCGCTCGTCACGACGAGCGACCTGGACCTGCCGGCGCCGGGACGGCCGGACGGGATCGCCGTGGTCCACGCCGACCGGGTGGGTTCCGCAGCGGTGCCGGATCCGGAGCCGTGCACCGGCGAGGACGACCTCGCGTACGTCATCTTCACCTCCGGCAGCACCGGCCGGCCCAAGGGTGTCGCGGTCACCCACCGGGCCGTGCACAACCTTCTGCACTGGGCGCGCCGGACGTTCCGCTTCGGACCGGAGGACACCGGGCTGTGCGTGACCTCGCTCGGCTTCGACCTGTCCGTGTTCGACATCCTCGGGCTGCTCGGCTACGGCGCCTCGATCTACGTCGCCGACTCCGAGCAGCAGAAGGACCCGGCGCTGCTGCTGGACGTCCTGCTGCGGGAGCCGGTCACGTTCTGGAACTCCGCGCCGACCACCCTGGCGCACGTCGTACCGCTGACCGCCGCGCACCGCGGCCGGCCCGGCACGACCGACCTGCGGCTGGTGTTCCTCAGCGGTGACCACACGCCGCTGTCCCTGCCCGACGAGCTGCGGGCCTGTTTCACCGCCGCCGAGATCGTCAACCTCGGCGGGGCGACCGAGGCCACCGTGTGGTCGAACTGGTACCGCGTCGGGACCGTCGAGCCCGGGTGGCGCAGCATCCCCTACGGCCGGCCGATCGACAACGCCCGCTACTACGTCCTGGACGACGACCGGCGCCCGTGCCGGCCCGGCGTCGAGGGCGACCTCTACATCGCCGGGGAGGTGCTCAGTGCCGGTTACCACAACCGGCCGGACCTCACCGAGGACCGGTTCGTGCCGTGCCCGTTCGGGCCGCCCGGCGACCGGATGTACCGCACGGGCGACCGGGCGGCGTTCCTGCCGGACGGCAACCTGACCTTCCTGGGCCGGGCCGATCACCAGGTGAAGATCCGCGGGTTCCGGGTCGAACTCGGCGAGATCGAGCACCGGCTGCGCGGCCATCCGGGCGTCAAGGACGCGGTGGTGGTGGCCCGTGAGGAGGGCGGCGAACGCAAGCTGGTGGCGTACCTGCTGTCCTCCGGTGGCGCCGCACCGGCCGTCCGCGACCTGCGGGCCTTCGCCGCCGAGACGCTGCCCGACTACATGGTGCCGAGCCACCTGGCCGTGCTGGAGCAGTTCCCCGCCACCGACAACGGCAAGCTGGACCGCGCCCGGCTGCCGTGGCCGCTGCCGCCGGTCGGGCCGCCGGTCGGGCCGCCGGACCCACCGGGACCGGCGGACGCTCCGCACGAGCCCGGTGTCCGTCAGGTGCTCACGGAACTGTTCGGCGAACTGCTCGGCGAGGCCGTCGACCCGGCGGCCGACCTGTGGGACCAGGGTGCCACGTCGTTCACCATGGTCCAGGTCTCGGCCCGGCTGCACGAGCGTCTCGGCACGCGGGTGCCGGTGGCGGCGCTGCTGGAGAACCCGACGATCGACGGCATCGCCGCGCACCTGTCGCCCGGCACGCCCGCGCCCGTACCCGCGGACCCGTCCCCGGCCGTCGCGCCGCCTCCGCGGACGGTCGACGTGCTCTCCCCCACCGAACGGTCCGCCTTCGCCGCGGCCCGGCTCGACCTGCGCGACGACGGCGAGGCCGTGCCGCTGCCCGGGGAACACCCCGCGCCACGGCGGTACCGGCGACGGGCCTCGCGCCGCGACTTCCTCGACCGGCCCGTGCCGCTGTCCACTGTGGCGGACCTGCTGAGCCTGCTGCGTCCACTGTCCGACGGCGACCGGACGCGGCGGCTGTACCCGTCGGCCGGCGACACCTACGGCGTGCAGGTCTACGTCCACGTGCCCGGCGACCGGGTCACCGGGCTGCCGGCCGGCGTCTACTACCACCACCCCGACGAACACACGCTGCGCCGCATCGGCGACGGATCGGCCCTGGACCGCACCGCGCACTTCGTCTACAACCGGCCGGTGTACGACCGGGCGGCGTTCCAGCTCCTCCTCGTCGGGCAGGCGCGGGCGATCCGCCCGCTCTACGGCGACGACGCCGACCGGTACCTCGCGCTGGAGGCCGGCTACCTCGGCCAGGTGCTGATGGGCGCCCAGGCCGACCACGGGCTGGGGCTGTGCCCGGTCGGCGCGGTCGCCGAGGCGCCGGTCCGCGCCGCGTTGCGGCTGGACGACGGCCACGTGTTCCAGCAGGCGTTCCTGTGCGGTCCGGTGACGCGCGACGACGAGGCCGAGACGCCCGGCACCCCCGCCGCCGGTCCGCCGTCCGTCGCCGGGCCGGGCGAGATCGCCGTGGTCGGGGTGGCCGGCCGCTACCCCGGCGCGGACGACGTCGGTGCGCTCTGGCGCAACCTCGACGCCGGCCACTGCGCGATCACTCCGCCCCCGCCCGGGCGGGGCTCCGGACCGGCCGGCGGCTACCTGTCCGGCCTGGAGACGTTCGACAGCATGGCCTTCGGGATCGCGCCGGCCGAGGCCGCCGTCCTCGACCCGCAGGTACGCGTACTGCTCGAAGTGGTGTGGGCGTGCCTGGAGGACGCCGGCCACACCCCGGCGTCCCTCGGCCGGGTCGGTGTCTTCGTCGGTGTGATGTGGCACGACCACCGCCTCGCCGGCACCGACCGGTGGCGCGACGGCGACCCGGCCCGGATCTCCGGCACCGGCTCCGAGATCGCCAACCGGATCTCCCACACCTTCGACTTCCGCGGCCCGAGCGTCGCCGTGGACACCTCCTGTTCCTCCGCGCTCACCGCCCTGCGCCAGGCGGCCGAGAGCCTCGACCGGGGCGACTGCGACGCCGCTGTGGTCGGCGCGGTCAACCTGCTGGCGCACCCGTACCACGTGGCGGTGCTGCGCGGGCTGGGCCTGGTCGCCGAGACGCCGCACCCGGCACTGGACGCCACCGCCGCCGGCTGGTCGCCCGGCGAGGGCGCCGGCGCCCTGCTGCTGCGCCGGCTCGGCGACGCGCGCCGGGACCGCGACCGCGTCGACGCCGTGGTGGAGAGCACCTGGGTGGGGCACAGCGGCGCGACGAGCCGCTTCGGCACGCCCGACGCGGCCACCCTCGCCGGGTCGCTCGCCGAGGCGGTGAGCCGGGCCGGGCTCACCCCCGCCGACATCGGATACGTCGAGTGCGCGGCCTCCGGCGCCGCCCTGTCCGACGCCGCCGAGATCGAGGCCGTGGGCCGGTTCCTGGCCGCCGCCGCGCCCGGTCCCGAGGGGGTACGCGTGCCGATCGGCACCCTCAAGCCGAACCTGGGCCACGCGGAGGCCGCATCCGGGCTCGCGCAGTTGACCAAGGTGCTCCTCCAGCTGCGGCACCGCCGGCTCGTACCGACCCTGCTGGCGGAGACGCCCCACCCGCTCGTCGACCTCGACGCGCTGCCGGTGCGGTTCGTGCGCCGGCCCGAGCCGTGGAACGGCGTCCCGCTGCGCGCGCTCGTCACCGCGGTCGGCGCCACCGGCACTGTGGGGCACGTGGTGCTGCGGTCCGACGAGGAGGAACGATGA
- a CDS encoding thioesterase II family protein has product MSNQWIKGPADRDAPMLLYCVPHAGGGGSFFRPWRAALEPYLGVCPVVLPGRESRLREPPYTSIDHLVPPLAAAISAHADRPYALFGHSMGAVVAYETARRLSAGPGGGPARLFVSGRRAPHLPARRPDRHTLGADEFLPAVAALGGTPDEVLRRHDLMALFLPGLRADFAVNETYRQLPGPPLRCPVSAFTGDADPEVDVVEMRSWADVTSAGFSLRVFSGGHFYLAGPPAELAEALLADLAVRS; this is encoded by the coding sequence ATGAGCAACCAGTGGATCAAGGGCCCGGCCGACCGGGACGCCCCGATGCTGCTGTACTGCGTCCCGCACGCCGGGGGCGGCGGCTCGTTCTTCCGGCCGTGGCGCGCCGCGCTGGAGCCGTACCTGGGCGTCTGCCCGGTCGTGCTGCCCGGCCGGGAGTCCCGCCTGCGGGAGCCGCCGTACACCAGCATCGACCACCTCGTGCCCCCGCTGGCCGCCGCGATCAGCGCGCACGCGGACCGCCCGTACGCGTTGTTCGGCCACAGCATGGGCGCGGTGGTCGCCTACGAGACCGCCCGGCGGCTGTCCGCCGGTCCGGGCGGCGGCCCGGCACGGCTGTTCGTCTCCGGCCGGCGCGCGCCGCACCTGCCCGCCCGCCGGCCGGACCGGCACACGCTCGGCGCGGACGAGTTCCTGCCCGCGGTCGCGGCGCTCGGTGGCACGCCGGACGAGGTGCTGCGCCGGCACGACCTGATGGCGTTGTTCCTGCCGGGGCTGCGCGCCGACTTCGCGGTCAACGAGACGTACCGGCAGTTGCCCGGCCCGCCGCTGCGCTGTCCCGTGTCGGCGTTCACCGGGGACGCCGACCCGGAGGTCGACGTGGTGGAGATGCGTTCCTGGGCCGACGTCACGTCGGCCGGCTTCAGCCTGCGGGTGTTCAGCGGCGGGCACTTCTACCTGGCCGGCCCGCCCGCCGAGCTGGCCGAGGCGCTGCTGGCCGATCTCGCCGTGCGGTCCTGA